The proteins below come from a single Saccharopolyspora sp. SCSIO 74807 genomic window:
- a CDS encoding aldose epimerase family protein produces MEIRRQTVGITAGHAGQPPTQVDAYTMDTGADLAVTVWTYGASLVEVQVPDRDGVVDNVVLRLPELASYESRRSNPYLGSVMGRFCRAVRDGRFRLDGVEHELATNEAGQHIHGGPLGFDRYVWTADAARDGDELQLRLRLDSPDGAQGYPGAVTAECRYRVSGDGTLVFDYRATTTASTIVSLTNHAFWNLSRASTVDDHVLAVRADRAVVFDDDFVPQAGPPPPVANSGLDHRRARQLGGAALDNCFVLDDATGPAAELTDPATGRVMSVHTDQPTLGVYTGDHYAALPRGGICLTAGAMPDAPNRPAYPSARLDPGGLYRQRTVHRFGVC; encoded by the coding sequence GTGGAGATCCGTCGGCAGACCGTTGGCATCACGGCAGGGCACGCCGGGCAGCCGCCCACCCAAGTCGACGCGTACACAATGGACACCGGGGCGGACCTCGCGGTGACCGTGTGGACCTACGGCGCGAGCCTGGTGGAGGTCCAGGTCCCGGACCGCGACGGCGTGGTCGACAACGTGGTTCTCCGGCTGCCGGAACTGGCCTCCTACGAGAGCAGGCGGTCGAATCCGTACCTGGGCTCGGTGATGGGACGCTTCTGCCGCGCCGTGCGGGATGGTCGGTTCCGGCTCGACGGAGTGGAGCACGAGCTGGCCACGAACGAAGCGGGCCAGCACATCCACGGTGGGCCGCTGGGTTTCGACCGGTATGTCTGGACCGCCGACGCCGCTCGGGACGGCGACGAACTGCAGCTGCGGTTGCGGCTGGACAGCCCGGACGGAGCGCAGGGCTATCCCGGAGCGGTGACGGCGGAATGCCGCTACCGGGTGTCCGGGGACGGCACCCTCGTCTTCGACTACCGCGCGACGACGACCGCGAGCACCATCGTTTCGCTCACCAACCACGCCTTCTGGAACCTCTCCAGGGCATCCACTGTGGATGATCATGTGCTCGCGGTGCGCGCGGACCGGGCGGTGGTGTTCGACGACGACTTCGTCCCGCAGGCCGGTCCGCCGCCCCCGGTCGCGAACAGCGGGTTGGACCACCGCCGGGCACGACAACTCGGAGGCGCCGCGCTGGACAACTGCTTCGTGCTCGACGACGCCACCGGCCCGGCCGCCGAACTCACGGACCCGGCCACCGGGCGAGTGATGAGCGTGCACACCGACCAACCGACGCTCGGCGTGTACACCGGCGACCACTACGCGGCCCTCCCCCGCGGCGGCATCTGCCTGACGGCCGGTGCGATGCCGGACGCGCCCAACCGGCCCGCCTACCCCTCGGCACGACTGGACCCAGGCGGGCTCTACCGCCAGCGCACCGTCCACCGGTTCGGGGTCTGCTGA
- a CDS encoding Type 1 glutamine amidotransferase-like domain-containing protein gives MTGTLRRVRMYLSSFRVGNRPDELLRLSGTARPRTALIHNADDYKSEVDRATSLRRELHELDDVGLDPFEVDLRHYFGAERELRAVLGEVDVLYVRGGNVFVLRRAFRHSGAERVVPELLCRDALVYAGYSAGPSVLGPTLRGVEGHVDDPSCVPAEYPEEPPIFGGLGVLPYAIAPHFESDHPESAEIDRSIRYFITRHIPFIALRDGEAIVVEGDRRTVVG, from the coding sequence GTGACCGGTACCCTGCGGCGGGTGCGGATGTACCTGTCTTCGTTCCGAGTGGGAAATCGTCCGGATGAGCTGTTGCGGCTGTCGGGTACTGCTCGGCCTCGGACCGCACTGATCCACAACGCGGACGACTACAAGTCCGAGGTGGACCGGGCGACGTCGCTGCGTCGGGAGTTGCACGAGCTCGACGATGTCGGCCTGGATCCGTTCGAGGTGGACCTGCGGCACTATTTCGGCGCGGAGCGGGAGCTGCGTGCGGTGTTGGGCGAAGTGGACGTGCTGTACGTGCGGGGCGGCAACGTTTTCGTGCTGCGCCGCGCGTTCCGGCATAGTGGTGCGGAACGAGTGGTGCCCGAACTGCTGTGCCGGGACGCGTTGGTCTACGCGGGCTACAGCGCGGGACCGAGCGTGCTCGGTCCGACTCTGCGCGGCGTCGAGGGCCATGTGGATGATCCGAGTTGCGTGCCCGCAGAGTACCCGGAGGAACCGCCGATTTTCGGCGGTCTGGGTGTACTGCCGTACGCGATCGCCCCGCATTTCGAATCGGACCATCCGGAGTCTGCTGAGATCGACCGGTCGATCCGGTACTTCATCACCCGCCACATCCCGTTCATCGCGTTGCGGGACGGTGAGGCGATCGTTGTCGAAGGGGACCGGCGTACGGTCGTCGGCTGA
- a CDS encoding AbgT family transporter gives MSGRTASPSGSVVDRALAAIERIANRLPEPFFLFGALYLVVAGVSTVLAAAGVEVRAFGETKPLRGLFSGPGVEFLLTKLGANFIGFPPMETVLTIMLGVGLAERSGLLTALVRWGFRGAPRWAVPYAVSFVGISASLMADAAFIIVPPLAMMVFKAAGRHPVAGLLGGFAAVGAGIALAPVVMTIDVLYAGITNQVSESMSIGGSVVTPVSNYYFSLASSLVLTVVAGMLIDRLIEPRVVRAGVPRDETAATADPTLDDVGLGKPERRGLTRAAASFALVGVLMISLALWPNSPLRNAEGGFLPESPLLDSVTTLLFLTFAVPGIVYGAVVGTIARAADVPKMMAASLRELSGFLITAFMLGQLIALFNWTNLGGWIAVSGADAMRAFSFDGYLALFGFVVLVSLLNLVIVSGPGLWSITAAVFVPMFTLIGLEPGLAQAAFRVGDSATQIITPMNPYMIVVLAQLRRYEPQAGMGTLLARMLPFVVPFWGVWMLVLAVFYFADLPLGPGMEVHIGR, from the coding sequence ATGAGTGGCAGAACGGCATCTCCGAGCGGGTCCGTCGTCGACCGCGCGCTCGCTGCGATCGAACGGATCGCCAACCGGCTGCCCGAACCTTTCTTCCTGTTCGGAGCGTTGTACCTGGTGGTCGCCGGGGTGTCCACTGTGCTCGCTGCGGCTGGCGTCGAGGTGCGGGCGTTCGGTGAGACAAAGCCTCTTCGTGGTTTGTTCAGCGGTCCCGGTGTGGAGTTCCTGTTAACGAAGCTGGGTGCGAACTTCATCGGCTTTCCGCCGATGGAGACGGTTCTGACGATCATGCTGGGGGTCGGGCTCGCCGAGCGCAGCGGCTTGCTCACCGCACTGGTGCGGTGGGGTTTCAGGGGAGCACCGCGCTGGGCGGTGCCGTACGCGGTGAGCTTCGTGGGAATTTCGGCCAGCTTGATGGCTGACGCCGCGTTCATCATCGTTCCGCCGTTGGCGATGATGGTGTTCAAGGCCGCGGGACGGCATCCGGTGGCGGGGTTGCTGGGTGGTTTTGCCGCAGTGGGGGCGGGTATCGCGCTCGCGCCCGTCGTGATGACCATCGACGTCCTGTACGCGGGGATCACCAACCAGGTGAGCGAGTCCATGTCGATCGGCGGGTCGGTCGTCACCCCGGTGTCCAACTACTACTTCAGCCTCGCGTCGTCCTTGGTCCTCACCGTTGTTGCGGGAATGCTGATCGACCGGCTCATCGAGCCCCGCGTCGTCCGGGCGGGTGTTCCGCGAGATGAAACCGCGGCCACAGCGGATCCGACCCTCGATGACGTCGGGCTCGGCAAGCCGGAGCGGAGGGGACTCACGAGGGCTGCGGCGAGTTTCGCCTTGGTCGGGGTGCTCATGATCTCGTTGGCGCTCTGGCCCAACTCTCCGCTGCGCAACGCGGAGGGCGGTTTTCTGCCCGAGTCGCCGCTGTTGGATTCGGTCACCACGCTGCTGTTCCTGACCTTCGCAGTACCGGGAATCGTGTACGGGGCGGTAGTCGGCACGATCGCACGGGCAGCCGACGTGCCGAAAATGATGGCGGCGTCGCTCCGCGAGCTGTCGGGATTTCTGATCACGGCGTTCATGCTCGGGCAGCTCATCGCCCTGTTCAACTGGACGAACCTCGGGGGATGGATCGCGGTGTCGGGCGCTGATGCGATGCGCGCGTTCAGCTTTGACGGCTACCTGGCGTTGTTCGGGTTCGTGGTACTCGTCTCGCTGTTGAACCTGGTCATCGTTTCTGGGCCGGGGTTGTGGTCGATCACGGCAGCGGTTTTCGTGCCGATGTTCACGCTCATCGGCCTCGAACCCGGACTGGCGCAGGCCGCCTTTCGCGTAGGAGACTCGGCGACGCAGATCATTACGCCGATGAACCCGTACATGATCGTCGTTCTCGCTCAGCTGCGCCGCTACGAGCCGCAGGCGGGAATGGGGACATTGCTGGCTCGCATGCTCCCCTTCGTGGTGCCGTTCTGGGGGGTGTGGATGCTGGTTCTGGCCGTGTTCTACTTCGCCGACCTGCCGCTGGGTCCGGGCATGGAAGTCCACATCGGACGCTGA
- a CDS encoding IS30 family transposase, producing MTRAQAAKRVRADKRSAADWDKGITIIHRGRVYPDGRVVRYQQDPILAGVTTARKVNVLGGQLDLDRVEKVIHPRYLSLLERERLHDLRRSGASMRQIAAELGRAPSTVSRELRRNAASSSGYLPHTAHRASVRRRLRPRQPKLIANPELQTYVQARLQQKWSPQQISRRLGKDFDMVPSMQVSTETIYQAIYVHARGTLQRDLAGHLRRGRAVRKPRRDPHQRRPRFIDPITPITMRPRVVETRTSPGHWEGDLIIGANGKSAIATLVERSSRYVMLAHLGDDRTAESVRDSLITTMSPLPAALRGTLTWDQGAEMAEHRAFASATNIEVYFCDPGSPWQRGSNENTNGLLRQYFPRSSDLRVHDVNALRSVADELNARPRAALGWDTPAERLSALLDAS from the coding sequence CGCGTGGTGCGGTATCAGCAAGATCCGATACTGGCGGGTGTGACGACGGCACGCAAGGTCAACGTTCTTGGTGGTCAGCTCGATCTCGATCGCGTCGAGAAGGTCATTCATCCTCGGTACCTGAGTTTGCTGGAGCGCGAACGTTTGCATGATCTTCGCCGGTCCGGAGCTTCGATGCGGCAGATCGCGGCCGAACTCGGTCGCGCGCCCTCGACTGTCAGTCGCGAACTGCGGCGAAACGCGGCATCGTCGAGTGGGTATCTGCCGCATACGGCGCATCGAGCGTCGGTGCGGCGTCGTTTGCGGCCACGGCAGCCGAAACTCATCGCCAACCCCGAGTTGCAGACCTACGTGCAGGCGAGGTTGCAGCAGAAGTGGTCGCCGCAGCAGATCAGCCGACGGCTGGGCAAAGATTTCGACATGGTTCCGTCCATGCAGGTCAGCACTGAGACGATCTATCAGGCGATCTATGTCCATGCCCGCGGCACGCTGCAACGCGACCTCGCCGGCCACCTGCGCCGGGGACGCGCTGTCCGCAAACCCCGCCGAGATCCCCATCAGCGACGCCCCCGCTTCATCGATCCGATAACACCGATCACGATGCGGCCTCGCGTTGTCGAGACGAGGACCTCACCAGGGCATTGGGAAGGGGACTTGATCATCGGCGCGAACGGCAAGTCAGCGATCGCGACCCTGGTCGAGCGTTCCAGTCGCTACGTGATGCTTGCCCACCTCGGTGATGACCGCACCGCCGAGTCCGTTCGGGATAGCCTCATCACCACGATGTCTCCGCTCCCGGCCGCCTTACGAGGCACCTTGACCTGGGACCAGGGGGCCGAAATGGCCGAACACCGCGCTTTCGCATCAGCCACGAACATCGAGGTCTACTTCTGCGATCCGGGCTCCCCGTGGCAACGCGGCAGCAACGAGAACACGAACGGCCTGCTGCGCCAATACTTTCCGCGAAGTTCCGACCTACGCGTCCATGACGTGAACGCACTACGATCCGTGGCCGACGAGCTCAACGCCCGCCCCCGAGCAGCGCTCGGGTGGGACACACCAGCGGAACGTCTCAGTGCTTTACTGGACGCGTCATGA